AAAAGAAGAAATCACTTTAAAATACAACATTGATTTTGAAGAATTTCATTCTGTGTATCACGAAATCAATGAAAAGCTTTGGGAGCAAATCAGAGATGGTGAAATTGATAAAGAATACCTCAGAAAACACCGTTTTTACGATACTTTTAACCGTTTTGGCATAGATGATTTAGAATTGTCGATGTATTTTGAAGAACACTTTTTAGATAAAATCCTTAATTATAATCATTTGGTAGAAGGAGCAGAATATATTTTAGAGTATTTGAAAGCTAAAAAGTATACACTTCACATTATCTCAAACGGTTTTCAGGAAGTAACGGAGCGGAAATGTATTCTTTCTAAGATTGACCATTATTTTCAAACCATTACTAGCGCAGACTCTGTTGGGGTAAGAAAACCCAATCCTGCTATTTTTGAGTATTCTTTAGGGCTTTCTAATGCTAAGAAAGAAGAAAGCATTCTCATTGGAGACGATTGGATTGCAGATGTAACTGGCGCTCAAAAATTCGGAATGGATGTTATTTTCTTTGATGTTCTAAATGAAAATCCACAACAGGAAAATTTAAAAGTAATAAAACATCTTTTGCAGATAAAAGAATATTTATAAAACGAAAGCCTTTCAAATCGAAAGGCTTTTTATCATTAAAAATTCAGGATTAAATTCCTAAACTTTCTCTTACTCTTTTAATCGTTTCTGTAGCGATTGCTCTTGTTTTTACAGCGCCTTCTTGAAGTTTTGCTTCCAATTCATCAAGATTGTTCATGTAGTAAGAAAATAATTCTCTTTCTTTTTGGAATCTTGTAAGAATTAAATCTAAAAGTTCTTTTTTAGCATGACCATAACCGAAATTTCCGGCTAAATATTTTGCTCTTAATTCTTCTGTTTGTTCAGAAGTAGCAATCAATTCATAGATGGCAAAAGTTTTATCGGTTGATGGGTCTTTGGGTTCTTCTAAAGATTTAGAATCACTTTCAATGCTCATTACCTGCTTTTTTAGTTCTTTTTCAGGTAAGAAAATATTGATGATGTTTCCTCTCGATTTAGACATTTTGTGTCCGTCAAGTCCAGGAACATATTTTGTATCTTCCTGTAATTCAGCTTGAGGTAAAACTAAAATTTCACCCATTTGATTATTAAATCTTGAAGCTACATCACGGGCAATTTCCAAATGCTGAAGTTGGTCTTTTCCTACAGGAACGATTTCTGCATCATACAGTAAAATATCTGCCGCCATCAAAATAGGATAGGTAAACAAACCTGCATTTACATCTTGTAAACGGTCTGCTTTATCTTTAAATGAATGCGCCAGAGTCAATCTCTGATAAGGAAAAAAACATGATAAATGCCAAGAAAGTTCACAGGTTTCAGGGATGTCGCTTTGTCTGTAAAAGAATGTTTTTTCGGTATCAAGTCCACAAGCAAGCCAAGCCGCAGCAATTTCGTAGGTGTTTTGTTTTAGTTCTTTTGCATCTTTAATCTGCGTCAACGAATGTAGATTCGCAATAAATAAAAAAGATTCGTTTCCTGACTGCTTAGAAAGCTCTACTGCAGGAATAATTGCACCCAAAAGGTTTCCTAGGTGCGGAGTTCCGGTGGCTTGAATGCCGGTAAGAATTCTTGACATTTGTTTAAAATTATTTCTACAAAAATAAGGAAAATTTAGAATTTATCTTGTTTAAAAACTGTTGTAGAGATGTTTTAAATTATTTTTTCAATTCAATTTTATAATAAAAAGTGAGAACCCTTAGGCGCCAAAGTGTTAGGGTTTGTTCTGCAGCGATGAGATCATTTTCTGAGCTAATGATTAATTGGTCACGGAAAGAACCGATAAATTTTGACCAATATTCATCTTTGGAATCTTTCAATAAAAAATAAAATCCAGCATCGCCAAATTTTTTCCCTGAAGAATCTAAAATTAATTCGCCATTTTCTCCAACCGTTGGAACCATGAAAACCGTTGCATTTCCATTAGGAAGTGGAAAAACTGCTTTTACACAGGTTTTGCCTGAGGGCAAATTACTGATTCCGTAAGCTCCAGAATAAATAATTTGTCCGCTAGATTCAATTGAACGAAACCAAAATGTATATTTTATTTCATTCGATTCTAAATCAATAAGGTTGATTATTTCGCTTTTTAACGATTCTGAATCCACAATATTCTTGGTGGGAATATTCAATTGATTAATTCTGTTACTGAATAATTTATTAATCAGAATCCCGAAAAATTTAAAAAAAGGATTCCATTTTACAGAAAAATTTAAGTTGTAATTTGCGGTATTTTCATAAAATGCGATTACATTTTTGGATAAATTTGCGAATTCAGTATCTGATAAATTCAAATTTAGCATTGATGGAATAATGCCTTTTGCTTTCGAATTTTTTTCTACAAATAAGTTTTCTTTTTCCGCAAATTGATGGATGAAATCTTCTCCAATTATATCTAAATTTCCAAAAGGACCCATCAGCCAAGGAAAATCATCGGGTTTAATTTTTCTTCCGCATATAATTACCCATTGTTGTGTAATCCAATCCTGAATTTTCTGCATAGGATAAGCAAATCTCATTTTAATTGATTTTGAGATTTGGGATAATATTGCGTCTTCCGTTCCATTCACCAAATTCTGAAAGGGGTTTGAAACGTAAGGTTGTAAATTCGAAATGAAAATCTTTTCTATCTCTTTCTTTCATCGCATTCATGTGTCTTTTAGGTTTGGGAACTTTACTGTGTCCGTGAACCATATCTGTCATTTCTTTTTGTGTTTTCCAAATTGAAAAAGTGGAAACTATATTTGGAAATTTGATAGAAGCTAAGGATAAGGTTGTTGACGGATGGTCGCGAACCAATTTTTCAACAGGTCTTCCCCAATGGATAAATCTTGGGATTTCCAAAAACTTCATTCGGGCAATGGTAACCGCAACGACTGGAGAGTCTGGATTTTCAAATTCTGTTGCTTCTTCAGGAATTTCAAACTTGTTGAATTTTCCCCATTTTCTCATGATAGTTAATCTCGTATGCCAACCTTTAGATAAGATTTTTCCACAATTATCTTTAAGCAAAAAATTGTCGATGTCACTTTCATTTTCCCACTGAGCAAATAGGGCGATTTGTCTTATCAGCATTCTTGATGGTGAAAAAATAGGTGAACCGAGAGTCATCGCTGTCATAATTTCTGCATGAATCAAACCTTGGATGTTTTTTGGCTTCGGTGGAAACAAATGAATTTTTAAAGCATAAAAATAATTCGTTTTTACTAAATGATAAGTGAATACGCTCATATCCAATAAAACTAAGGAATCAAAATCTTCTCGCCTCCAAACTTCGGCTCCACACCAAATATAAAATCCAAAAAAACTTTTGCTCGAGCCAGTTTTTCTCTTGCATTGGTTTTTAAACCTGCATATTTATTGACATCTTTTGCATTGTAGCCCCACGCTTCAATATTGTTTTTTCTTGCGAGATAAACGGCTCTTTCGTTATGAAATCTTTGTGAAATAATAATGTAAGAGTTTTGTCCGAAAATTTCTTTCGCTCTTAAAACAGAATCTAATGTTCTGAAACCTGCAAAATCTTCAAAAATCTTATCTGCGGGAACTCCGGCTTTGATGAGTTCGTTTTTCATTTCTTCAGGCTCGTTATAATCTTTCTGAGAATTATCACCGCTTACAATAATGTTTTGGATTTTTCCTGATTGATACAATTCTGCAGCTGCTTCAATTCGGTTAACAAAGTAAGCATTCGGTGCTCCATTTGACAGTGTTTTACTCGTTCCTAAAAGAAGTCCGGTTTTTTCATTTGGTAAAGTTGAAATATTAGAAGTTACATAATTTTCCGTTTGATCTTTAATCGTAAAATTTGCCCAAATGATAAAAATAATTCCTGCCACAAAAAGAAGCAGGAATATTTTGATTGTATTTTTAATAATTTTTCTCATACATTTTAAACCTTGAAGGGTGTATAAAAGTATGAAATCCCTATGAGTTGTCAATACAAAAACCGATAAAGATTATTGGATTAAATATTTTAAAATTCAAGTCCGTTTGGTAAAGCTTTTTTTCTGAAAATTAATAATAAAGCTGCTCCCACGGTAATGGCTGAATCGGCAACATTAAAGATGTATTTAAAGAATTCAAGGTGTTTTCCGCCAATTAATGGCCAGCTTTCCGGAACGTACCAATCGACCAACGGAAAGTGAAGCATATCGACAACACAACCTTTCATAAATGTAGAATATCCTTCACCAAAAGGAACCAGTTTAGAAACTCCGCCATAGCCAATCCATTGATTGACGTTTTCGTCATAAACCATTCCGCTGTCGAAAATTAATCCATAAAACATTCCATCAATTAAATTTCCAATAGCTCCTGCAAAAATAATAGCCATCGGAATAATCAGATAGTTAGATTCACCTCTTTTCAGCCACTTATTAAACAAGTAAATCATTCCGCCAATTAGAAATATACGAACAATCACCAAAAAATATTTGCCAAGCATTCCTCCAAAATGAAAACCATAGGCCATGCCTGGGTTTTCAACAAATGTTAATTTAAAACCTGGAAAAACAGAAACGCTGTCGTTAAGGTTAAAATTTGTTTTGATATAAATCTTTGAAGCCTGATCTATTAATAAAATAAGAAAAGTGATGAGTACAATCTTCTTCATTACCTATTCGTCTTTGGTTTGTCTTTAAAATTCTTATCGGTATTTTCTTTTTTAACAGGAGTTTTTCTCTCAAAAGTTTGAGTTTTTGCGCCTCTTGTATGAAATTTTTCATATCGAATTCCCATTTCTTTCATCATGCTTTTTAGCGCATTCAGTTCCATTTGGTTTTTTGGGTGTACAATTAATGCTTCCATTTTAATTTAATTATTTGTAGTCTTGCTAAAGCGTAAAGTTCTAGCAGTGCTTATTTAATGCTTAGAAAGTTCGTCGAGTCTTTTTCTATCTTTTGCAGACAGGTCGTCGATTCCGTTCTTTCCCATTTTGCTCAGAAGTCTGTCGATTTCCTTTTCTCTATCTCGTTTGTCTGAATTGAATTGTTGATCGATTGTCAGATTTTTAGGCTTTTCTGGGTAGAATCGGTTTTTGATTCGATCTTTATTAAAAAACCATACAGCGACAACGAGGATAATTCCTAAAATCAAAAATTCGGTCATAGATATAATTAAAAAATAGGTTTATAAAATGTCTTTAAAAACAAATTATAAACCCAATTAATTATTTACAAAAATAAGATAAAAATAATTATCTCTGCATATTTTTAGCTTCTATGCTTAAAGTAGCGTGCGGTACTGCCAAAAGTCTTTCCTTTGGAATCAGTTTCCCTGTTACTCGGCATACGCCATACGTTTTGTTTTCTATTCTTATTAAAGCGTTTTTTAGATCTCTTACAAACTTTTCCTGTCTTCCTGCCAAAATAGAGTTTTGCTCTTTGCTTAGCGTTTCTGCACCTTCTTCAAAAGCTTTGAAAGTAGGTGATGTATCGTCGGTACCGTTATTTTGATCATTGATAAAGCTTTCTCTGATAAGCTGTAAATCTTTCTCTGCTTTATCTATTTTTTCTTTAATTATCTTTTTAAACTCTTGTAAATCAGAGTCGTTGTATCTTACTCTTTCGTCTTGCATTGTCTTTTTCTTTTTTAATAAATTTATGATTTGGAAATTGAAAAAACAATAGTTAAATATTAATTTTTTTCAACATTCACTTTAAATTTAATCTCATCGATATCGATTTCGTTAAAATTTGAAAGTGAAGATACAATTTCTATTTTATTTGACAAGACCTCAGATGAAATATATTCTTCATTTTGTTTAATCTGCTCCAAAAACGGAGTTTCTTCTTCCAAAACGATGCTTATTCTGTCTGTTAACTCAAAATCTTTCTCTTTTCTTAGATTTTGGATCCTGTTGATAAATTCTCTTGCGATACCTTCAGATTTCAATTCATCAGTCATCTTCAAATCTAGTGCCACAGTTGTTTTTCCGTCTGAAGTTACCGTCCATCCCGGGATATCTTTAGTAGAAATTTCAACATCTGCAGTTGTTATTTCGTAGCCTTGAATTTCGATGCTTCCTTCTTTTTCTAAAGATGAGATTTGCTCAGCAGAAAAATTAGTAATTTCATTACCAACAGCTTTCATATCTTTTCCAAGTCTAGAACCTAAAGTCTTGAAGTTAGGCTTAATCTGTTTTACAATTAAATGTGATGCTTCTTCAGCATTGATTAACTGTAATTCTTTAACGTTAACTTCTTGTTTAATTAATTCTGCAACCGCTAAAATTTGCTCTTCCGTTCTCTTATCCAAAACAGGAATTAAGACTTTTTGCAATGGCTGACGCACTTTTACATTTTCCTTTTTTCTCAATGAGAAAACCATACTTGTAATGTTTTGTGCCAAATGTGTTTTCTCTACCAAATCCTGATCGATTAAACTTTCATCTGCAACTGGGAAGTCTGTTAAGTGTACAGATTCAAATGTTTCTTTTCCTGTTACTTTATTCAAATCCTGATACAATTGATCCATAAAGAACGGAGCAATGGGTGCCGATAATTTGGCAACAGTTTCAAGACACGTATATAAAGTTTGGTACGCAGAGATTTTGTCATCAGAATAATCTCCTTTCCAGAAACGTCTTCTGCACAATCTTACATACCAATTTGATAAATTATCATTTACAAAATTGCTGATTGCTCTTGCAACTCTTGTCGGCTCATAATCTTCGTAAAATGCTTTTACTTCTTTTATTAAAAGGTTTAATTCAGATAAAATCCAACGGTCGATTTCCGGTCTGTTTTCAACATCTTCTTCAGAGTAATTAAATCCGTCAACGTTTGCATATAAACTAAAGAAAGAATAGGTATTGTAAAGTGTTCCAAAGAATTTTCTTCTTACTTCATCAATTCCTTCTTTATCGAATTTCAGATTTTCCCAAGGATTCGCATTCGAAATCATATACCAACGTGTTGCATCTGGCCCGTAATCTGAAAGCGTTTCGAATGGATCAACTGCATTTCCTAAACGTTTAGACATTTTCTGACCGTTTTTATCCAAAACAAGTCCGTTACTCATTACATTTTTATAAGCAACTGAATCAAAAACCGCCGTTCCGATTGCGTGAAGTGTGTAGAACCAACCACGAGTTTGGTCAACTCCTTCCGCAATAAAATCTGCTGGGAAAGCTTTATTGTTGTCTATTAATTCTTTATTTTCAAAAGGATAATGCAACTGTGCATAAGGCATTGAGCCGGAATCAAACCAAACATCAATCAAATCGCTTTCCCGGTTCATCGTTTTTCCTGAGTCTGAAACCAAAACAACTTTATCAACGATGTTTTTGTGTAAATCAATCAAATCATAATTTTCTTCAGACATATTTCCGATTTCAAAACCTTTGAACGGGTTTTCAGTCATCAATCCTGCTGAAATAGACTTTTCGATTTCGTTGTATAATTCTTCTACAGAACCAATTAATTTCTCTTCTTTTTGGTCTTCTGTTCTCCAGATTGGCAATGGAATTCCCCAATATCTAGAGCGGGAAAGGTTCCAATCATTTACATTTTCCAACCAATTGGCAAAACGACCTTCTCCGGTAGCTTTTGGCTTCCAGTTGATGGTTTCGTTTAATTCTACCAAACGGTCTTTTACTGCCGTCATTTTTACAAACCAAGAATCTAATGGATAATATAAAACAGGTTTGTCGGTTCTCCAGCAATGAGGGTAGCTGTGAACATATTTTTCTACTTTGAAGGCTTTGTTTTCTGTTTTCAACAAAATCGCCAATTCTACATCCCAAGATTTTTCAGGTGCAGTTCCTTCATCGTAATATTCGTTTTTAATATATTTTCCTGAAAAAGTTTCAGGAACATTGTTTCCTTTGATAAATTTACCTTGAAGGTCTACCAACGGAACCAAATTATCATTTTCATCTTTTACCAACATCGGCGGAATTCCCGCATCTTTGGCAACTCTCGCGTCATCTGCACCAAAAGTAGGAGCGATGTGTACGATACCTGTTCCATCTTCTGTAGTCACAAAATCTCCTAAAATCACTCTGAAAGCGTTTTCAGGAGTATCGTTTGGCGTAAACCAAGGAATTAATTGCTGGTATTGAGTTCCAGCAAGTTGTTCTCCTGTAAATTCTTTTAAAACTTTAAAAGGAATTGTTTTGCTGTCTGAAGTATAGTTTGCTAAATCTTCATCACTTCCCTCAACGAATTTTTTACCGAAATTCTTTTCCAATAAAACTCTCGCCAAAACAACAGTTACAGGTTCGAAAGTATATTGGTTAAAAGTTTTTACAACAACATATTCAATATCTCTTCCTACCGCCAAAGCTGTGTTTGAAGGCAAGGTCCAGGGAGTTGTCGTCCAAGCTAAAACATTTACATCTCCGTCAATATCATTAAATAATTTGGAAGAATCTTTTTTAACTTTAAACTGAGCAACAATCGTTGTATCGGTAACATCACGATACGTTCCCGGCTGATTCAGTTCGTGAGACGAAAGTCCGGTTCCCGCTTTTGGAGAATAAGGTTGAATGGTATATCCTTTATACAACAATTCCTTGCTGTACAATTGTTTTAGCAACCACCAAACGGTTTCCATGTATTTTGATTTGTACGTGATGTACGGATCTTCCAAATCTACCCAATATCCGATTTTTTCGGTTAGGTGATTCCAAACATCAGTGTAACGCATTACTGCTTCACGACAAGCTTTGTTGTAATCTTCAATCGAAATTTTTTTGCCAATATCTTCTTTCGTGATTCCAAGTTCTTTTTCTACTCCTAATTCCACAGGAAGTCCGTGTGTGTCCCAACCTGCTTTACGGAAAACCTGTTTCCCGTTCTGCGTTTGGTAACGACAGAAAATGTCTTTCAATGCTCTCGCCATAACGTGGTGAATTCCCGGCATTCCGTTTGCTGAAGGTGGTCCTTCGTAAAACACAAACTCAGGATTTCCCTGACGTGTTTCTACACTTTTTGCAAACGTGTCGTTTGCTTTCCAGAATTCCGAAACATTCTCGGCTACGTCTATAAGGTTGAGGTTTTTATATTCTTTAAATTGGCTCATTGTAATTTCTCAATTTCGTTGATTAATCAAGTTGGCAAATTTAGTGATTTTTGTCGGTTTATAATATATGTTTTATTTTGATATGGTCTATTGAAAATTTTGCTAAAATGAAACTGTTGTTTAATATGAATTTTCAATGGTGGAATTGTGAATTTTTAAAGGAAATTACATCAATCATTTATTCAATAGAGGTGGGCTTTAGCTCGCCTTCAATTTTGTTAAGCATATTTGGCTTTAGCCAAAACTTATTTTCTTTCGCCAGTTTTGCAGATGAAGCAGATTTATTAAAATATAATTGTTAGCAAAATCATCTGTGAAAATCTGTGGGAAACTATAAATCTAGGGAGCTTTTCATAGATTTTTAATTTTCTGAATGTCTCAATCTTTTCATTTTAATTAAATTTGTCTTCTAAATTTACACTATTGGAACTTTTCCCAACTATCGAGAAAGCAAACATTAACGATATAAAAATATTTCAGGAAGAAAAACTGAAGAGTTTACTGTGTTATCTTGAAGCTAATTCACCTTTTTATCAGAGATTGTTTAAAGAAAATAACATCAAGGTTTCTGATATTGAAACTTTGGAAGATTTACGGAAAATTCCAACGACTTCGAAAAATGATATTCAGCAAAATAATGATGATTTTTTCTGCATTCCACAAAATAAAATTGTTGACTATAGCACAACTTCCGGAACGCTTGGTGACCCTGTAACTTTCGGATTGTCTGATGATGACCTTGAAAGACTG
The sequence above is a segment of the Chryseobacterium turcicum genome. Coding sequences within it:
- a CDS encoding YjjG family noncanonical pyrimidine nucleotidase translates to MKIQHIFFDLDNTLWDHRRNAYLTIKNLFEKEEITLKYNIDFEEFHSVYHEINEKLWEQIRDGEIDKEYLRKHRFYDTFNRFGIDDLELSMYFEEHFLDKILNYNHLVEGAEYILEYLKAKKYTLHIISNGFQEVTERKCILSKIDHYFQTITSADSVGVRKPNPAIFEYSLGLSNAKKEESILIGDDWIADVTGAQKFGMDVIFFDVLNENPQQENLKVIKHLLQIKEYL
- the trpS gene encoding tryptophan--tRNA ligase; this translates as MSRILTGIQATGTPHLGNLLGAIIPAVELSKQSGNESFLFIANLHSLTQIKDAKELKQNTYEIAAAWLACGLDTEKTFFYRQSDIPETCELSWHLSCFFPYQRLTLAHSFKDKADRLQDVNAGLFTYPILMAADILLYDAEIVPVGKDQLQHLEIARDVASRFNNQMGEILVLPQAELQEDTKYVPGLDGHKMSKSRGNIINIFLPEKELKKQVMSIESDSKSLEEPKDPSTDKTFAIYELIATSEQTEELRAKYLAGNFGYGHAKKELLDLILTRFQKERELFSYYMNNLDELEAKLQEGAVKTRAIATETIKRVRESLGI
- a CDS encoding SanA/YdcF family protein encodes the protein MRKIIKNTIKIFLLLFVAGIIFIIWANFTIKDQTENYVTSNISTLPNEKTGLLLGTSKTLSNGAPNAYFVNRIEAAAELYQSGKIQNIIVSGDNSQKDYNEPEEMKNELIKAGVPADKIFEDFAGFRTLDSVLRAKEIFGQNSYIIISQRFHNERAVYLARKNNIEAWGYNAKDVNKYAGLKTNAREKLARAKVFLDFIFGVEPKFGGEKILIP
- a CDS encoding lipoprotein signal peptidase, producing the protein MKKIVLITFLILLIDQASKIYIKTNFNLNDSVSVFPGFKLTFVENPGMAYGFHFGGMLGKYFLVIVRIFLIGGMIYLFNKWLKRGESNYLIIPMAIIFAGAIGNLIDGMFYGLIFDSGMVYDENVNQWIGYGGVSKLVPFGEGYSTFMKGCVVDMLHFPLVDWYVPESWPLIGGKHLEFFKYIFNVADSAITVGAALLLIFRKKALPNGLEF
- a CDS encoding DUF2683 family protein, whose protein sequence is MEALIVHPKNQMELNALKSMMKEMGIRYEKFHTRGAKTQTFERKTPVKKENTDKNFKDKPKTNR
- a CDS encoding DUF6576 domain-containing protein, translating into MTEFLILGIILVVAVWFFNKDRIKNRFYPEKPKNLTIDQQFNSDKRDREKEIDRLLSKMGKNGIDDLSAKDRKRLDELSKH
- a CDS encoding TraR/DksA family transcriptional regulator; translated protein: MQDERVRYNDSDLQEFKKIIKEKIDKAEKDLQLIRESFINDQNNGTDDTSPTFKAFEEGAETLSKEQNSILAGRQEKFVRDLKNALIRIENKTYGVCRVTGKLIPKERLLAVPHATLSIEAKNMQR
- the ileS gene encoding isoleucine--tRNA ligase, with product MSQFKEYKNLNLIDVAENVSEFWKANDTFAKSVETRQGNPEFVFYEGPPSANGMPGIHHVMARALKDIFCRYQTQNGKQVFRKAGWDTHGLPVELGVEKELGITKEDIGKKISIEDYNKACREAVMRYTDVWNHLTEKIGYWVDLEDPYITYKSKYMETVWWLLKQLYSKELLYKGYTIQPYSPKAGTGLSSHELNQPGTYRDVTDTTIVAQFKVKKDSSKLFNDIDGDVNVLAWTTTPWTLPSNTALAVGRDIEYVVVKTFNQYTFEPVTVVLARVLLEKNFGKKFVEGSDEDLANYTSDSKTIPFKVLKEFTGEQLAGTQYQQLIPWFTPNDTPENAFRVILGDFVTTEDGTGIVHIAPTFGADDARVAKDAGIPPMLVKDENDNLVPLVDLQGKFIKGNNVPETFSGKYIKNEYYDEGTAPEKSWDVELAILLKTENKAFKVEKYVHSYPHCWRTDKPVLYYPLDSWFVKMTAVKDRLVELNETINWKPKATGEGRFANWLENVNDWNLSRSRYWGIPLPIWRTEDQKEEKLIGSVEELYNEIEKSISAGLMTENPFKGFEIGNMSEENYDLIDLHKNIVDKVVLVSDSGKTMNRESDLIDVWFDSGSMPYAQLHYPFENKELIDNNKAFPADFIAEGVDQTRGWFYTLHAIGTAVFDSVAYKNVMSNGLVLDKNGQKMSKRLGNAVDPFETLSDYGPDATRWYMISNANPWENLKFDKEGIDEVRRKFFGTLYNTYSFFSLYANVDGFNYSEEDVENRPEIDRWILSELNLLIKEVKAFYEDYEPTRVARAISNFVNDNLSNWYVRLCRRRFWKGDYSDDKISAYQTLYTCLETVAKLSAPIAPFFMDQLYQDLNKVTGKETFESVHLTDFPVADESLIDQDLVEKTHLAQNITSMVFSLRKKENVKVRQPLQKVLIPVLDKRTEEQILAVAELIKQEVNVKELQLINAEEASHLIVKQIKPNFKTLGSRLGKDMKAVGNEITNFSAEQISSLEKEGSIEIQGYEITTADVEISTKDIPGWTVTSDGKTTVALDLKMTDELKSEGIAREFINRIQNLRKEKDFELTDRISIVLEEETPFLEQIKQNEEYISSEVLSNKIEIVSSLSNFNEIDIDEIKFKVNVEKN